One window of Lytechinus variegatus isolate NC3 chromosome 2, Lvar_3.0, whole genome shotgun sequence genomic DNA carries:
- the LOC121406830 gene encoding uncharacterized protein LOC121406830, with product MTLKSIRAENESSTTLVRSALAEEHYNNALELFDDIYRHEFEKCKSRQQDKYLKISSEGKDSSVCADSSSRVVNLSKRKLTSDESALLAKGLNFSVAPKRVPATEIVANVESSIRSLDAETIGSVRREINAILSSAEPPKSNITPGMRKALKSLKEDESIMILPADKGRASVILDTDVYRAKMSELIESGPYHAIGKDPTDRLSCKLSTILRGFHKNGDIDDSTYRKLKPSQKQPPRIYGLPKIHKADIPLRPIVSCVSSFAYNTSKYLADILAPLVGSNGHSVHNSASFVDFLRSETIQEHEVMVSFDVVSLFTNVPIDAACKVALSRLERDESLPERTQLSPAQVTELLSFVLQSTYFMFAGNFYEQQEGAAMGSPVSAVIANLFMEAFEERALSSCPPDCAPRVWKRYVDDTFIITHRSAADDLLSHMNSQQPSICFTMEMECNERIAFLDTLVHRDTSGRLYTTVYRKPTHTDQYIAYDSHHPKSVKRGVVKCLYDRASRIVTKPHCTATEKQHITSALISNGYPRSFVNRVAKKKIAPSEQLAQFKSAIVIPFVDGIAHLLRRRLERHGIRVIFKSDSIRSQLVRPKDRPIPDRRDGVVYKIPCSTCDKVYIGETGRPVGERMKEHRRDVRLRRTDSSAVAEHAWDSDHPPNWDEVSCIANDKHWYTRRIKEAIQIRLHPSNINRDSGIEIPDEWLPTIRRHTASTVHSARRPHQRVPDTSADADWPAASANHSARCTPERAPSTSADPDWPAAPANHSAAHARVEPDNSSRRYITRAQQRLCSLPDEV from the coding sequence ATGACTCTTAAGTCTATCCGCGCCGAGAATGAGTCCAGTACTACCCTTGTCCGTTCCGCGCTCGCCGAAGAGCACTACAACAATGCTCTCGAGCTTTTCGACGATATCTACCGCCACGAATTTGAGAAGTGCAAGTCCCGACAACAGGATAAGTATCTCAAGATTAGTTCAGAGGGTAAGGATAGTTCCGTATGTGCCGATTCTAGCTCTCGGGTCGTCAATTTGTCTAAACGCAAACTGACTTCTGATGAGAGTGCGCTGCTCGCCAAGGGACTTAACTTTTCAGTAGCCCCGAAGCGTGTTCCCGCTACCGAGATTGTTGCGAACGTGGAATCCTCCATCCGTTCGCTTGATGCCGAAACCATCGGCTCCGTTAGAAGAGAGATAAATGCTATCCTCTCCTCCGCCGAACCGCCTAAATCGAACATTACTCCCGGCATGCGCAAAGCCTTGAAATCGCTCAAGGAAGACGAGTCTATTATGATTTTGCCAGCAGACAAAGGCCGCGCCAGTGTTATTCTGGACACCGATGTCTACCGCGCCAAGATGTCCGAGTTAATCGAATCCGGCCCCTATCACGCTATCGGGAAGGACCCGACCGATCGCCTCTCCTGCAAGCTTTCCACTATTCTTCGCGGCTTTCACAAGAATGGTGACATCGATGATTCTACCTACCGGAAGCTTAAACCGTCGCAGAAGCAACCGCCCAGGATCTATGGACTGCCTAAGATCCACAAAGCTGACATCCCGCTTCGTCCGATTGTGTCATGTGTGAGTTCGTTTGCTTACAACACGTCTAAGTATCTCGCTGATATTCTTGCTCCCTTAGTCGGTTCCAATGGGCATTCTGTCCATAACTCCGCGTCGTTTGTTGATTTCCTGCGCAGCGAAACCATACAGGAACATGAGGTCATGGTTTCATTTGATGTGGTATCATTGTTTACCAATGTACCCATCGACGCCGCATGCAAGGTCGCACTTAGCAGGCTCGAACGTGATGAGAGCCTACCCGAGCGCACACAGTTATCTCCGGCCCAGGTAACTGAGCTTTTGAGTTTTGTTTTGCAATCTACGTATTTCATGTTTGCCGGCAATTTCTACGAACAGCAAGAAGGAGCAGCCATGGGCAGCCCTGTTTCCGCGGTGATCGCTAACCTGTTCATGGAAGCTTTTGAGGAACGTGCGCTGAGTAGTTGCCCGCCCGACTGCGCCCCTAGAGTTTGGAAGCGATACGTAGATGACACGTTTATCATCACGCATAGATCCGCCGCCGATGACCTTTTGAGCCACATGAATTCGCAGCAGCCCTCCATCTGTTTTACCATGGAGATGGAATGCAACGAGCGCATTGCCTTTCTAGACACTTTGGTGCACCGTGACACCAGCGGCCGACTGTACACCACCGTATACAGGAAGCCCACGCACACCGATCAGTACATTGCTTATGATTCGCATCACCCGAAGTCCGTTAAGCGCGGGGTAGTGAAGTGTCTTTACGACAGAGCTTCACGCATCGTTACTAAGCCCCATTGCACAGCTACAGAGAAGCAACACATCACCTCGGCTCTTATTTCTAACGGTTACCCGCGCTCCTTCGTTAACCGCGTCGCTAAGAAGAAGATCGCCCCGTCCGAACAGCTTGCGCAATTTAAATCCGCTATAGTAATCCCGTTTGTTGATGGTATCGCGCATCTTCTCCGCCGGCGCTTGGAGAGGCATGGCATCCGAGTTATATTTAAGTCCGACAGCATCCGCAGCCAGCTGGTCCGTCCGAAAGACCGCCCGATCCCCGACAGACGCGATGGGGTTGTTTATAAGATCCCTTGCTCGACCTGCGACAAAGTCTACATCGGTGAGACTGGTAGACCTGTGGGGGAACGCATGAAGGAACATCGCCGTGATGTTCGGCTTAGGCGCACCGATAGCTCTGCTGTtgcagaacatgcttgggacTCCGATCATCCACCTAACTGGGATGAGGTCAGCTGCATCGCCAATGATAAGCATTGGTATACGCGGCGCATTAAGGAAGCGATCCAGATCCGTTTGCACCCGAGCAATATCAACAGGGACAGCGGCATTGAGATCCCTGATGAATGGTTACCTACCATCCGACGGCATACTGCATCCACGGTTCACAGCGCGCGGCGCCCGCACCAGCGGGTGCCTGACACCAGCGCGGACGCTGATTGGCCGGCTGCATCGGCCAATCACAGCGCGCGGTGCACGCCCGAGCGGGCACCAAGCACCAGCGCGGACCCTGATTGGCCAGCGGCTCCGGCCAATCACAGCGCGGCTCACGCCCGAGTGGAGCCGGACAATAGCTCCCGACGCTATATAACCCGTGCGCAGCAGCGTCTTtgctcattgcctgacgaagtctag